In a single window of the Magnolia sinica isolate HGM2019 chromosome 7, MsV1, whole genome shotgun sequence genome:
- the LOC131251957 gene encoding putative disease resistance protein RGA3, with protein MARETYPSHFSPRESIYRKFPYLALLLSYYDLPLALKQCFAYCSIFPKDWELEKDTIVKLWIAQGFIGSDTSEDMEEIGGLYFDDLLRRSLLQDAEMGSNGSIFSCKMHDLVHDLAQSVAGNDCLIVGMTQQANLNLNKVHHSFIFSSSMFEVTSISSTFHKADKLRTLLVSHGSRVFPPKLEMSLMKQVRISIRLHKLFHHLQCLRALDMTGAKIVKLPRTVGQLKHLRYLDLSYSNIEEISARLINCLNLQTLILNACEWLRKLPREMRKMISLRHLELERTNNLSYLPKGIGRLSTLQTLTKFILGGNHGVDGCDLGELKHLNLLQGSLDITQLQNVSSQEEAREAELYKKRHLHTLSLYFNYPTYGEEVGDEEKREKKTGPGLPISLLSAFFN; from the coding sequence ATGGCTAGAGAAACTTATCCATCACACTTCTCTCCTCGAGAATCTATATACCGTAAGTTTCCATATCTAGCTTTGTTACTCAGCTACTATGACTTGCCTCTTGCTCTGAAGCAGTGCTTCGCGTATTGCTCTATTTTCCCCAAAGATTGGGAGCTAGAAAAGGATACGATAGTTAAGTTATGGATCGCACAAGGCTTCATCGGCTCCGACACAAGTGAAGATATGGAGGAAATTGGTGGGCTGTATTTTGATGATCTATTAAGACGATCATTACTCCAAGATGCAGAAATGGGTAGTAATGGCAGCATATTCAGCtgcaagatgcatgatttagttcatgACCTCGCACAATCTGTTGCAGGAAATGACTGTTTGATTGTGGGGATGACACAGCAGGCCAATCTGAACCTAAACAAGGTCCACCATTCTTTCATCTTCAGTTCATCTATGTTTGAAGTAACTTCAATTTCATCCACCTTTCATAAGGCCGACAAGTTGCGAACATTGCTAGTCTCCCATGGATCAAGAGTTTTTCCTCCTAAATTGGAAATGTCGCTAATGAAACAAGTAAGAATCTCAATTCGTCTCCACAAATTATTTCATCATTTGCAATGCCTTAGGGCATTAGACATGACCGGAGCTAAGATTGTGAAATTGCCTCGAACAGTAGGACAGTTGAAGCATTTGAGATATCTCGATTTGTCTTACTCAAATATCGAAGAGATCTCTGCTCGGTTAATTAATTGCTTAAATTTACAGACCTTGATACTCAATGCCTGTGAATGGCTAAGAAAACTGCCTAGAGAAATGAGAAAAATGATTAGCCTCAGACATCTAGAACTTGAGAGGACCAACAATCTAAGCTACTTACCCAAAGGGATAGGGAGACTAAGTACTCTTCAAACATTAACAAAATTCATTCTGGGTGGCAACCATGGTGTGGATGGATGTGATTTAGGAGAATTGAAACACCTTAACCTCCTTCAGGGAAGCCTTGATATAACCCAATTGCAAAATGTGTCAAGCCAGGAGGAAGCTAGGGAAGCAGAATTGTATAAGAAGAGGCACCTTCATACTCTCTCCTTATACTTCAACTACCCCACATACGGAGAGGAAGTGGGAGATGAAGAGAAGAGGGAGAAGAAGACAGGCCCAGGATTGCCCATATCCCTTCTGTCCGCATTTTTTAACTGA